In one window of Lewinella sp. 4G2 DNA:
- a CDS encoding class I SAM-dependent methyltransferase has product MYEQLKSLAKSILPASILRANEDRLRYLASLRYRGSTYQCNCCGTGLSQFVKLERGDLLCPRCGSLPRTRRLWQILSEELDIRGQRILHFSPPAILNKLVREAGPAAYLTTDYEGEFSADRRYDITAIDEPDGQFDIVVCYHVLEHIPDDRAAMAELRRILKPGGLCLIQTPFREGETYEDPSLTTPAQRLQAYGQADHVREYSVKGLRQRLSEAGFRVAEITYPPNHLHGWRGGEVVLFCEGR; this is encoded by the coding sequence ATGTACGAGCAGCTCAAGTCACTAGCTAAATCCATCCTTCCGGCCAGCATTTTGCGGGCCAACGAGGATCGCTTGCGCTACCTGGCTTCCTTACGCTACCGCGGCTCCACCTACCAGTGCAATTGCTGCGGTACCGGTCTCTCCCAGTTTGTCAAACTGGAGCGGGGAGATCTGCTGTGCCCGCGTTGCGGCAGTCTGCCCAGGACGCGCCGGTTGTGGCAAATCCTCAGTGAGGAGCTGGACATTCGGGGGCAGCGGATCTTGCATTTTTCGCCGCCGGCCATCTTAAATAAGCTGGTGCGGGAAGCCGGCCCAGCTGCTTACCTGACTACGGATTATGAAGGCGAGTTTTCCGCCGACCGGCGCTACGATATTACGGCCATCGACGAGCCGGACGGGCAGTTTGACATCGTAGTTTGTTACCACGTGCTCGAGCACATTCCCGACGACCGGGCGGCGATGGCGGAACTCCGCCGCATCCTGAAGCCCGGGGGATTGTGCCTCATCCAGACGCCCTTCCGCGAAGGGGAGACCTACGAGGACCCCAGCCTGACCACCCCCGCCCAACGCCTCCAGGCCTACGGGCAAGCGGACCACGTGCGGGAGTATTCCGTAAAGGGCCTCCGCCAGCGCCTGAGTGAGGCTGGTTTCCGGGTAGCGGAAATCACTTACCCGCCTAACCACTTGCACGGGTGGCGTGGGGGAGAGGTGGTGCTGTTTTGTGAGGGGCGGTAG
- a CDS encoding RHS repeat-associated core domain-containing protein has translation MPITTFFSRLCLLIIFVIFGSHVVFAQPSGGELNIGAIQTPTAAAFGEYVEMPVSHFTGIPQIAIPLHTLKEGDLQLPIYLSYHASGLRVANPSSWTGMGWTLNSGGMIMRSRRGGYDDDSTKKGYYYHGQVVHDGTLEIDILAYERGEVDFEPDIFSFNFLGKSGKFYFDGTSEKRIVLLPDNDLIIEPLFQREFGTIKGFVITGPDGTKYYFGVPSDEITSDEVPKMERTGMNLDYYSPRRDLSPCGDSWFLVKIESADGNYSIDFNYEKEKYKYLTNSDQRGVSNKASILNPDGSETGCYRRTDFNLDYLTPGNIGDLENKPISINYIESYRLVGIETKSGTESVFLSAEENRQDLSIWNNFDGSSQPPKRLNNIEFRQNKQGDFYGLCKQVAFEYSYVTGPATDDVENDSSLKGPHDPTSSYRKRLKLESIQEQQCGTFGERTKVPSHIFEYYEGAPYPSLLSKAIDHWGFYNNVTSNDARSGLLPRVVPYINSGLNRNVGNLNSALTGTLKKQILPTGGEISYVYERHKAENSGNDFWINDLVGGLRIKEITASTNQIAGNSTVSRSFKYQKPNGTKSGVLFKYPNYKIDYNVVSSPGSSSLLIEATDIRSNFYTSHTDFDGRHICYSHVEEIIPNSGSIIREYYMGAMPNGSPPEDQLPLPTLPDFARGQLKEEKSFNESGQLIARKSIDGIEVVYPGIDNAGAVLSLFTVSESGSVCNGVIIPPRILLGPRGYGIKNGFFKVNSKVNEIDGVASTTSYNYESDVYPTYPTSISTENSDGKTYLKRYAYPDASTDSAALKLKELNIISTLESSLEVNSIMVSGQQSIFSLDAGFPRLSRVNKYIATESDDAVWSGSWEEEVRIENYKYGRPQFVTYKGWDTIIFDWYPTGLVKSKQFLDFKEEYTYVTNSNFLLQHINVDSSKIRYKYDELTRLDSVTVLSPNGGIEIKKDISYGYHRSGVGNRVTITDQYELTEDVAELCDFTAQSVSQYYDGLGRPSQQVDRWKINDQQDPESFKSLIQNAIEYDEVGRPYKRYEAFPSDSDSRAYVDPTGNDYTLVEYFADPLGRVQYTTMPQWSRKQYQHGSNIDIIETPLNDVYPVNSLFVTRLIDEEGKISETFADIRGRIILQRRHKGADDFVDTYSTYDLKDRLKFVFPAGASSASNNLFYGYTYDGWNNLLSKKFPDRPIENYYYNQRDLLTYTEGELYPSGLGYYSNVYDGYGRITKTGFTNTINAENESREQDITNGSTTSLFQYGNTNFLKDKVISSSTFKMDGRNVANHSYTTLYEYDTFGKLISKKSNHPLNDDQNSRIEKFVTHPNGMVLSSSNAVHTDKRYHRSWNSSSVNRSGRVVSQSHRLIDGILVGAIDTIAEYDYNSKGELSTKFLGGKKQTLQRVDYTYLPNGFLNSINDVTAREDDLFGLKLHYSNGEITHSNGNILKLDQFGSGVSNLVQDFIYDNLDRLNLHETKIDGIDYTGSINYDDRGNISSLSRAGVLEDGSNNWVDLLEYTIHQNSNKVASISDGTGNQGDSGFNNSTSGLDYVYDENGNVTVDPTNSIIVDYNYLNLPYRFEKSNGTTVDIIYTSTGEKIGEITSSIDGQSTVRTYIGDMVFKENRLDYALHAEGRVASSGFYSYGLLRDCNEDKDIPDIPDFPEIEEDDLNIYNNLGAYENFLPQDRSVYRGRKTLATASVPITNPTAITAEKTIELKSGFSSQLGTTFAAFTASCPQSVDWISEYNLTDQLGNVRVRFADWDLNGSIEEEEVISEHHYYPFGMEMRGAWNDSQTGVDDNRYRYNGKELNEDLGLYAYGFRYYDPAIGRFTGVDPISDQFPHVSTYNYAENEPIANIDLHGLQKVRADDVRDSNGNVGRRNVSASYNQKVINLSSKQGHEISVGLGRVKSSIESSFSGRAPSYVRTDDYQLTDRKVTVSVKTRVNQTVVTSLDDVSDTDFLMIVVDQVVNSNEENVQGWGETPGNVTLVEAGELTGEKGGELGAHEFGHNTGADHSSDGSGLMGDHLNGSISLTRQQILKFIQDLGGTKTPKEFANGRRHKTHYRTRSRARDFLNSHGEKYDRKKAKDAGF, from the coding sequence ATGCCCATTACTACATTTTTTTCAAGGCTCTGCTTGCTGATAATATTTGTGATCTTTGGTTCTCATGTTGTCTTTGCTCAACCAAGTGGGGGAGAATTAAATATTGGTGCCATTCAGACTCCAACCGCAGCGGCATTTGGTGAATACGTCGAAATGCCAGTTAGTCACTTCACGGGGATTCCACAAATTGCAATTCCGTTGCACACGCTAAAAGAAGGTGATTTGCAACTCCCAATATATCTTTCTTATCACGCAAGTGGACTGCGCGTAGCTAATCCCTCGAGCTGGACTGGAATGGGCTGGACACTAAATAGCGGGGGCATGATTATGCGCAGCAGAAGAGGAGGGTACGATGATGACAGTACGAAAAAGGGTTACTATTATCATGGACAAGTCGTTCATGATGGGACTCTGGAAATAGACATCCTAGCTTACGAAAGAGGTGAAGTAGATTTTGAGCCCGACATTTTTTCCTTTAATTTTTTGGGGAAATCTGGCAAGTTTTACTTTGATGGAACAAGTGAGAAAAGAATTGTGCTTTTACCGGATAATGATCTCATAATAGAGCCACTATTTCAAAGAGAATTTGGTACGATTAAGGGATTCGTCATTACGGGTCCAGATGGAACAAAATACTACTTTGGAGTTCCTAGTGATGAAATAACATCTGACGAGGTTCCGAAGATGGAGAGGACGGGAATGAATTTGGATTATTATTCGCCGCGAAGAGATTTGTCGCCGTGTGGAGATAGTTGGTTTTTAGTCAAAATTGAGAGTGCGGATGGCAACTACTCAATTGACTTTAATTATGAAAAAGAAAAATATAAATACTTAACAAATAGTGACCAAAGAGGTGTTTCAAATAAAGCATCAATTCTCAACCCTGACGGTTCAGAAACCGGGTGTTACAGGAGAACCGACTTCAATTTGGATTATTTGACTCCTGGCAATATCGGAGACTTAGAGAATAAGCCGATCAGTATCAACTATATAGAAAGCTACCGATTAGTTGGCATTGAAACGAAAAGCGGAACTGAATCTGTCTTCTTATCAGCTGAAGAAAACAGACAAGATTTATCAATTTGGAATAACTTCGATGGGTCAAGCCAACCGCCTAAGCGACTAAATAATATAGAATTTAGACAGAATAAGCAAGGTGACTTTTATGGTCTTTGTAAACAGGTGGCATTCGAGTACTCTTACGTGACTGGTCCAGCCACAGATGACGTAGAAAATGACAGCAGTTTAAAAGGACCTCATGACCCTACTTCTTCTTATCGTAAAAGACTAAAACTTGAGTCAATTCAAGAACAACAATGCGGAACATTCGGCGAAAGAACCAAAGTACCATCGCATATATTTGAATATTACGAAGGTGCACCATATCCTAGCTTATTGAGTAAGGCGATAGATCATTGGGGATTTTACAATAATGTCACTAGTAATGATGCACGATCTGGCTTGCTTCCTAGGGTTGTACCATACATCAATAGCGGTCTAAACCGAAATGTAGGTAATCTAAATTCAGCTTTAACTGGAACTTTAAAAAAACAAATCCTGCCGACTGGAGGGGAAATTAGTTATGTGTACGAACGACACAAAGCAGAAAATTCTGGTAATGATTTTTGGATTAACGATCTTGTAGGAGGTCTTCGTATTAAAGAGATAACTGCCAGTACTAATCAAATTGCTGGGAATTCCACTGTATCACGTTCATTTAAATACCAGAAGCCAAATGGAACTAAGTCAGGTGTCTTATTTAAGTATCCTAATTACAAAATTGATTATAATGTTGTTAGTTCACCGGGGAGTAGCTCATTATTGATCGAGGCTACAGACATAAGATCAAACTTTTATACCTCCCATACAGACTTTGATGGGCGACACATTTGCTACTCGCATGTTGAAGAAATTATTCCAAACTCTGGTTCTATAATTCGTGAATATTATATGGGGGCAATGCCGAATGGTAGCCCGCCAGAAGATCAACTACCACTTCCAACCTTACCGGATTTTGCGAGAGGACAATTAAAGGAAGAAAAATCTTTTAATGAATCAGGGCAACTGATTGCTAGAAAATCTATAGATGGCATCGAGGTAGTATATCCTGGCATTGATAACGCAGGCGCTGTTCTGTCTCTTTTCACTGTTTCTGAAAGTGGAAGCGTGTGTAATGGGGTTATTATTCCGCCCCGAATCTTATTAGGGCCACGTGGATATGGTATTAAAAATGGATTCTTCAAAGTCAACAGTAAAGTTAACGAAATTGATGGCGTTGCCAGTACCACTTCTTACAATTATGAATCCGATGTTTATCCAACATACCCAACCTCCATTTCTACTGAAAACAGTGATGGCAAGACATATCTAAAAAGATATGCTTATCCAGATGCATCTACTGATTCTGCAGCCCTAAAGCTCAAGGAGTTAAATATAATATCAACCTTAGAATCTAGTTTAGAAGTAAATAGCATTATGGTTAGCGGCCAGCAAAGCATATTTAGTCTGGATGCAGGGTTTCCTAGATTATCAAGAGTTAACAAGTATATCGCAACTGAAAGTGATGATGCAGTCTGGTCGGGAAGTTGGGAAGAAGAAGTGAGGATAGAAAACTACAAATACGGCCGTCCACAATTTGTAACATATAAAGGCTGGGATACAATTATATTTGATTGGTACCCCACTGGACTTGTAAAGTCAAAACAGTTTCTTGATTTTAAGGAGGAATACACCTATGTAACAAATTCAAATTTTCTTCTACAGCACATTAATGTTGATAGTTCAAAGATAAGATACAAATACGACGAATTAACAAGATTAGATAGCGTTACGGTCCTGTCTCCCAATGGTGGGATCGAAATAAAAAAGGACATTTCGTATGGCTATCATAGATCAGGAGTTGGAAACCGCGTGACCATTACGGATCAATATGAATTGACGGAAGACGTTGCCGAGCTTTGTGACTTTACAGCACAATCTGTAAGTCAATATTATGATGGCCTCGGGCGACCAAGTCAACAAGTGGATAGGTGGAAAATAAATGATCAGCAAGATCCAGAAAGTTTCAAGAGTTTGATCCAAAATGCAATTGAATACGACGAGGTTGGCAGACCTTATAAAAGATATGAAGCCTTTCCGTCCGATAGTGATTCACGTGCCTACGTCGATCCAACGGGTAATGATTACACATTGGTTGAATATTTTGCGGATCCTCTAGGCCGAGTACAATATACGACTATGCCGCAATGGTCAAGAAAACAGTATCAACACGGCTCAAACATCGATATTATTGAAACTCCACTTAACGATGTTTATCCCGTTAATTCTTTATTCGTAACTAGATTAATAGATGAAGAGGGTAAAATATCTGAGACTTTTGCTGATATTAGAGGACGGATAATTTTACAGCGTAGGCATAAAGGTGCAGATGATTTTGTAGACACCTACAGCACTTATGATCTTAAAGATAGGCTCAAATTTGTTTTCCCAGCTGGTGCATCATCTGCTAGCAATAATTTGTTCTATGGTTACACTTATGATGGCTGGAACAACCTTCTAAGTAAAAAATTCCCAGACCGTCCAATCGAGAATTACTATTATAACCAAAGAGATTTGCTAACCTATACCGAAGGTGAGCTTTATCCTTCCGGCTTAGGGTACTATTCAAATGTTTATGATGGCTATGGTAGAATTACAAAAACAGGTTTTACTAATACAATTAATGCTGAGAATGAATCTCGTGAACAAGACATTACAAATGGAAGTACAACGTCTTTATTTCAATATGGAAATACCAATTTTTTAAAGGACAAGGTAATTTCATCGTCGACTTTTAAGATGGATGGAAGGAACGTTGCAAATCATAGCTATACGACGCTTTATGAGTATGATACTTTTGGAAAGCTAATCAGTAAAAAGTCTAACCATCCATTGAATGACGATCAAAATAGCAGAATAGAAAAATTTGTAACTCACCCTAATGGAATGGTATTATCGTCATCAAACGCTGTTCATACGGATAAGAGATATCATCGTTCCTGGAATTCATCATCCGTTAATCGATCTGGTCGGGTAGTAAGCCAGTCTCACCGTCTTATTGATGGCATTCTAGTAGGCGCTATAGATACAATTGCTGAATATGATTACAACTCTAAAGGAGAACTTAGTACGAAGTTTTTGGGTGGGAAGAAGCAAACGCTACAAAGAGTTGATTACACTTACTTGCCCAATGGATTCTTGAATAGTATAAACGATGTGACCGCACGCGAAGATGACCTTTTCGGACTTAAGCTGCACTATTCAAATGGCGAAATCACTCATTCAAACGGAAATATATTAAAATTAGATCAGTTTGGAAGTGGCGTGTCTAATCTTGTGCAGGATTTCATATATGATAACCTGGACAGGCTCAATTTACATGAAACGAAAATTGATGGTATTGACTACACTGGATCGATCAACTATGACGATAGGGGCAATATTAGTAGTCTGTCACGGGCGGGTGTCTTAGAAGATGGTAGTAATAACTGGGTTGATTTACTAGAATATACTATTCATCAAAATTCAAATAAAGTAGCTTCAATATCTGATGGTACTGGGAATCAGGGTGATAGTGGGTTCAACAACTCTACTTCGGGCTTAGACTACGTTTATGATGAAAACGGAAATGTAACTGTTGATCCGACTAATTCTATTATAGTTGATTATAATTACTTAAACTTGCCATATAGATTTGAAAAATCAAATGGAACAACTGTTGATATCATTTATACCTCGACGGGAGAAAAAATTGGAGAAATCACCTCTAGTATCGATGGACAATCGACTGTCAGGACATATATAGGAGATATGGTTTTTAAAGAAAATCGGCTGGACTATGCACTTCATGCTGAAGGCCGTGTAGCCTCGTCAGGCTTCTACTCTTACGGCTTGCTGCGTGATTGCAATGAAGACAAGGACATACCAGATATTCCAGATTTTCCAGAGATTGAAGAAGATGATTTAAACATCTATAATAATCTTGGGGCATACGAAAATTTTCTTCCTCAAGATCGAAGCGTGTATAGAGGCCGAAAAACGTTGGCTACAGCAAGTGTGCCCATTACGAACCCAACAGCAATAACAGCAGAAAAAACGATTGAACTAAAAAGTGGCTTCTCTTCACAACTAGGCACTACATTCGCTGCGTTTACGGCTAGTTGCCCACAATCTGTCGATTGGATATCTGAATACAATCTCACCGATCAGTTAGGCAATGTAAGAGTTAGATTTGCTGATTGGGATCTAAACGGAAGTATTGAGGAGGAGGAAGTAATTAGTGAACATCATTACTATCCATTTGGGATGGAGATGCGGGGGGCTTGGAATGACAGCCAAACAGGAGTTGACGACAATCGTTATCGGTACAATGGGAAGGAGCTTAATGAAGACCTTGGACTGTATGCGTATGGCTTCCGGTACTACGATCCGGCCATCGGGCGCTTCACAGGCGTGGACCCGATCTCAGATCAGTTTCCACATGTGTCGACTTACAACTATGCTGAGAATGAACCTATCGCAAATATTGACCTGCATGGGCTGCAAAAAGTTAGAGCAGACGACGTTAGAGATTCAAATGGGAATGTAGGCCGACGAAACGTCTCAGCGTCTTATAATCAGAAGGTCATTAACTTATCTTCAAAACAAGGGCATGAAATAAGCGTCGGATTAGGTCGAGTCAAGTCCAGTATCGAGAGCTCATTTAGCGGTAGAGCACCATCTTATGTTCGGACAGACGATTACCAGCTAACAGATAGAAAAGTTACTGTGTCCGTAAAGACAAGGGTTAACCAAACTGTAGTCACGTCTCTGGACGATGTTTCGGACACTGACTTTTTAATGATTGTCGTTGATCAAGTTGTCAATAGTAACGAAGAGAACGTGCAGGGTTGGGGGGAGACTCCAGGCAATGTTACTCTTGTAGAAGCAGGTGAACTTACCGGGGAAAAAGGCGGTGAGTTAGGTGCACATGAGTTTGGTCACAATACAGGAGCTGATCACTCGAGTGATGGTAGCGGGCTAATGGGAGATCATCTAAATGGCAGTATAAGCCTCACGCGTCAACAGATTTTGAAGTTTATCCAGGACTTAGGTGGCACTAAAACACCAAAGGAGTTTGCAAATGGGCGACGCCATAAAACTCATTACAGAACACGTAGTCGTGCAAGAGATTTTTTAAACTCTCATGGGGAGAAGTATGACAGAAAAAAGGCGAAAGATGCTGGTTTTTAA
- a CDS encoding tail fiber domain-containing protein, whose amino-acid sequence MKKEFLIPILALLCLVVTSQSLSAQIFVDSTGSNGFGDLPHPMAKSRFSNADHEYNLFVRSTGADTVRGVGIYNVLDSGLAEKYGLWNHVEQAMGATGLTYGVRNVVSHGGDMDAYGIYNDLSNTADAKGRLFGNYSIVDDRGTRAQNKLFANFYGETVHRKRNNAYGSYIQVKSYTQDAAKTSYGQYIDIKGGGQAARYGLYSNINGGSGYAGYFVGDVHVNGTFTQASDERLKKNVKNIEGALDIVNSLKPHTYSYKASEKMGFGEEEVIHYGFVAQEVAKVLPDLVTDVHHPYTTDAAEIATAEEVDELGFPSVVGGTEKGAGAVADAEAVDIRGVRYMDMIAILVGAVQEQGEVIARQERDYKQLLNEQDELRSELEKLNRSLAKIANCSPCGDQLQNEELNNSTYMVYPNPASNYFVVESGFTDAPILIRVSNASGQIIEQRSTNNKYEKFNTSQWVSGTYNVEFIGGEKAGLLAQKLVVVSH is encoded by the coding sequence ATGAAAAAAGAGTTCCTGATACCCATCCTGGCATTGCTATGCCTAGTCGTTACCAGCCAATCGCTTAGCGCCCAAATTTTCGTTGATAGTACCGGTAGCAATGGCTTTGGCGACCTTCCCCACCCGATGGCGAAGAGCCGCTTCAGCAATGCTGACCACGAATACAATCTGTTCGTCCGCTCGACTGGCGCGGATACCGTGCGCGGTGTCGGCATCTATAATGTGCTTGATTCTGGCCTAGCCGAAAAGTATGGCTTGTGGAATCACGTAGAACAGGCGATGGGGGCTACTGGCTTGACGTACGGCGTGCGTAACGTCGTTAGCCACGGTGGTGATATGGACGCTTACGGCATTTATAACGACCTCTCCAATACAGCCGACGCCAAAGGTCGGTTATTCGGTAACTACAGTATTGTGGATGACCGGGGCACGCGGGCGCAGAATAAGCTGTTCGCCAATTTCTACGGAGAGACGGTGCACCGGAAGCGGAATAATGCCTACGGTAGTTACATCCAGGTAAAGAGTTATACGCAAGATGCGGCTAAGACTTCCTACGGGCAGTACATCGACATTAAAGGTGGCGGTCAAGCTGCGCGGTACGGGCTATACAGTAACATCAACGGTGGCTCTGGTTACGCTGGTTACTTCGTCGGGGACGTACACGTCAATGGCACCTTCACGCAAGCTTCGGACGAACGACTGAAGAAAAATGTCAAGAACATCGAAGGCGCGCTGGATATCGTTAATAGCCTAAAACCCCACACTTACAGCTACAAAGCCTCCGAGAAGATGGGCTTCGGCGAGGAAGAGGTTATCCACTATGGCTTCGTGGCGCAGGAAGTCGCCAAAGTGCTACCCGACCTGGTGACGGATGTCCACCACCCCTACACCACCGACGCGGCGGAGATCGCTACGGCGGAAGAAGTGGACGAGTTGGGCTTTCCGAGCGTGGTTGGCGGTACGGAGAAAGGTGCTGGCGCGGTGGCTGATGCTGAGGCCGTAGATATCCGTGGGGTGCGGTATATGGATATGATTGCAATTTTGGTTGGGGCGGTGCAGGAGCAGGGGGAGGTGATTGCGCGGCAGGAGCGTGATTACAAACAACTATTGAACGAGCAAGATGAACTGAGGTCGGAGTTAGAAAAGCTCAATAGGTCATTAGCGAAAATTGCAAATTGTTCTCCGTGTGGTGATCAACTGCAGAATGAAGAGTTGAATAATTCTACCTACATGGTGTATCCAAATCCTGCCTCCAATTATTTTGTAGTGGAAAGTGGTTTCACGGATGCGCCAATTCTGATAAGAGTTAGTAACGCATCCGGTCAAATCATAGAACAACGTTCAACAAATAACAAGTACGAAAAATTTAATACATCGCAGTGGGTATCCGGTACTTACAACGTTGAATTTATTGGTGGTGAAAAGGCTGGTTTGCTGGCTCAAAAGTTGGTGGTCGTTAGTCATTAG
- a CDS encoding metal ABC transporter substrate-binding protein: MIRQAFFCLTLLLSTCASAQTTPTQDARPRVVTSASIFADMATMIADTFVQIQSIVPIGGDPHIYEPTPSDVRLVAQADLVLVNGLTFEGWMNELIANSGTRARTVRITEGIGEIASEEYANSADPHAWMTAQNGMTYVRNIRDALIELDPFNREVYEFNAGVYLQQLEELDQAIFEQIETIPAGQRVLITSHDAFRYFGRHYGIRVEAALGTSTDAEVQTNDVQRLTEIIRNTGVPAIFVETTINPKLIRQIAKDNGVFIGGYLYADSLGEPDTPAGTYVGMLRHNVSTIVKALRGERNAKYEAENQETSSLQTYFLLGVILAVMVGAFLYMVRVLNRG; this comes from the coding sequence ATGATTCGCCAAGCCTTTTTCTGCCTCACCCTCCTCCTCTCCACCTGCGCCAGCGCCCAAACCACCCCCACCCAGGACGCCCGCCCCCGCGTCGTCACCTCCGCCAGCATTTTTGCGGATATGGCCACCATGATCGCCGATACCTTCGTGCAAATCCAATCCATCGTGCCGATTGGGGGGGACCCGCACATCTACGAACCGACGCCCAGCGACGTCCGCCTCGTCGCCCAGGCCGACCTCGTGCTGGTGAACGGGCTCACCTTCGAAGGGTGGATGAACGAACTGATCGCCAACTCGGGGACGCGCGCCCGCACCGTACGCATCACCGAAGGGATCGGCGAAATCGCCAGCGAGGAATACGCCAACTCGGCCGACCCCCACGCCTGGATGACCGCCCAGAACGGCATGACCTACGTGCGCAACATCCGCGACGCGCTGATCGAACTGGACCCCTTCAACCGCGAGGTGTACGAATTCAACGCCGGCGTCTACCTCCAGCAATTGGAGGAGCTGGACCAGGCCATTTTCGAGCAGATCGAAACCATCCCCGCCGGCCAGCGGGTGCTGATCACGAGCCACGACGCCTTTCGCTACTTCGGCCGCCACTACGGCATCCGCGTCGAAGCGGCCCTGGGCACGAGCACCGACGCCGAGGTGCAAACCAACGACGTGCAGCGCCTCACCGAGATCATCCGCAACACCGGCGTGCCCGCTATCTTCGTGGAGACGACGATCAACCCCAAGCTGATTCGCCAGATCGCAAAGGACAACGGCGTTTTCATCGGCGGCTACCTCTACGCGGATAGCCTCGGGGAGCCCGATACGCCCGCCGGCACTTACGTCGGGATGTTGCGGCACAACGTCTCTACCATCGTGAAGGCCCTGCGCGGCGAACGCAACGCGAAGTACGAAGCCGAGAACCAGGAGACGAGCAGCCTGCAGACCTACTTTCTGCTCGGTGTGATTCTCGCCGTCATGGTCGGGGCCTTTTTGTACATGGTGCGCGTCCTGAACCGGGGTTGA
- a CDS encoding DUF6503 family protein, with product MRTLALLLLATLTLFPGTRASAQNEAEELRERVVNSVGGMDALHQLKDVEYTYTSKRGTSTERYIFDGEISYGMSTTKEGKRRRQYFDGENVRVWIDDVETTDENELKSALFTRKTNYYWLAMMQKMSDPGLQFAYAGTREFEGIDYDLLDVTFNDNVGVAKDRYLLYVNPHTGLVDQFLFTVMAYERATPIMMKYTYDTFANGVKLPVVSQSHGALNWEGDLDPKAKWGARWRTNFSFNNGFEKNTIYLPRIK from the coding sequence ATGCGTACCCTAGCCCTCCTCCTCTTAGCTACCCTGACCCTTTTCCCCGGCACCCGCGCCAGCGCCCAAAATGAGGCGGAGGAATTGCGAGAACGCGTGGTGAACAGCGTGGGCGGGATGGATGCTTTGCACCAACTCAAGGACGTAGAATACACCTACACGAGCAAGCGGGGGACCAGCACCGAACGGTATATCTTCGACGGGGAGATCAGCTACGGGATGAGCACGACGAAGGAGGGGAAACGCCGGCGGCAGTACTTCGACGGGGAGAACGTGCGGGTGTGGATCGACGACGTGGAAACGACGGACGAGAACGAGCTAAAATCCGCCCTCTTCACCCGCAAGACCAACTACTACTGGCTGGCCATGATGCAAAAAATGAGCGACCCGGGGCTGCAATTCGCCTACGCGGGGACGCGGGAATTTGAGGGCATCGACTACGATTTGCTGGACGTGACCTTTAATGACAACGTCGGGGTAGCCAAGGACCGCTACCTGCTCTACGTGAACCCTCACACCGGGTTAGTGGACCAGTTCCTCTTCACGGTAATGGCCTACGAACGGGCGACGCCGATCATGATGAAGTACACCTACGACACCTTCGCCAACGGAGTGAAACTGCCCGTCGTGAGCCAGTCGCACGGCGCCCTGAACTGGGAGGGCGACCTGGACCCAAAAGCCAAGTGGGGCGCGCGGTGGCGGACCAATTTCAGCTTCAACAACGGCTTCGAGAAGAATACGATTTACTTGCCGAGAATCAAGTAA